The DNA window attaatttcaatctATACAAACTTTGTAAAATGGAAGACAAGCAAAAAATTTGTTACAAAATCTATAAAGCACTAAAGCAGAGATGTAACCATCATGAAAAGTCTAAAATTATCTAAGATTGTGCGTGTGTGTGTGCGCGCGCGCGCGTGAGGGTGTGTGTTTCTTTTACATGCCACCAATGAGCATTGAGATGAATGAGATTCATCCACTCTTATGTAGAAGTCTCGTATTTGAACCCTAATAATGAATAACTTCTAATCAAGAGTTCTTACCCCATCAATAGACTATACGCaagacaaatttaaattaattcgGTTTGTATTATCAATATATACCAAATTGGCCTGATTGGACGCAATCCCTAACcttttaatcaaatatttctGGTAAGAGTTGGATGCTTTGACTATATTGTAAAGCTTCAATTCCAAGTCCATATTTTGATCGTCATCTGcttcaacattttaaaaaatgaagagcTTATCTAGTTTCTTGATTAAAGGCTTTGTGAAATTAACTGGGTCCAACTCCTTATCTCTGGACACTTGACCCCTTGAATGTGATTCTTCTATCATTGAATGGAAAATAGCATTACCATTTGCTCTTGAAGCAAATTGAGAGTGATCTTGTTTAAAATCTAACTTGAAATATGTCGTCCTTGACATAAGGTAACCtgcaaattaaataatataatgttgaagtagaaaataaattattgaaaaaatttagaagatgcatttgctatatatatactagtgtcTATGATTCATTTCATCTATACTATTTGAATGAgacacacgtgcaacgcacatGTCCAGTGCGTTGCACGTGTCTCATACAAATAGTATAGATGACATGAATCATAATTAGTATACAATTACgcatttaaaattaatttcaatctATACAAACTTTGTAAAATGGAAGATaagcaaacaaaaaaagtatCAAAACAATTTCTTACAAAATCTATAAAGCACTAAAGCAGAGATGTAACCATGACGAAAAGTCTAAAATTATCTAAGATTTTTTTTCGTGTATACTTAGTAATTACTAAAGTGGAGGTTTTAGGAAAAACGACAAAAGTGTGAACTGATAATGTATTATTAGTTGTTAAAGAGGaaaatacaattaattattgatatgtcggttagttaaataaattaaaatacaaattcatTCACTTAACTAGTTTCTGGACACGTGTTTCGCACGTGTGTTCCATGTGAATTTTCATCGATATGTCAGAATGACTAAAATTCTATGAAAACATGTATCTAATGAATAATAAAATGTAACAACTACAAATAAATCtttaataatatgacaaaaaaaacaCCAAATGAAGGGCGtatttcaaattaattctttttaagcAACAAACTGTAACTTTTGAACTTTGGTTTATAGTTAGTAAACTTTTAATAAAGTGACAATGGTTAATTTAAGCCCAAATTAATAAGAGTATAGACTTACGACAATAAAACATTCAAAGGAAACTAAATCAAAagtttaattgagaaaaaacgcacacacccaaaaaaaaaactgagaagaaaaaatgtggACTATACATCCTTCTTAACTCTTtgatcaataataataatatagatgggaaaattaatacaaaattaGTATAGAATTTTCTGAATTCTTATAAACTCCTTCTCCCATAGCCAACCATTTACTTTAACTATAGAATAAAAATGCTAATCTTGGGTAAGGATTTCAtgaaacaaaaaagatgaatttatatagataaaaatgaaGGAATACCAAAAGTTATCGTAAAGTTTTAGATTAAATATTTGGAGGTTATGAATATCAAATTTAAAGCTGCTCAAATTCTTGCTCACATTATCACTAATTCATTATCTTGTGGCAGGCTCATGTTGTACAAACACAATCAACCTAACTAGGGTTCTATTACCCTACTGAACtcatattttatgtattttcatatacCTTTTGTGCTAACTTCAACCAAATAAGTTGATTGTGTTTGTACAACATGTGCCCGCCTCTCTTTCTTTAGTTGTTAAACTTTTTTTAGTTGTGGTACTCCTCTAATTTTATCAAGCTGTGGTGTTTCTGATAATCCATTGGCAATTTAAATGATCAACATAGATTCATTTCAGatgactcatttttttttccttcatccCACTCTTTCACTTACAAAGTTTCCATGTTAAAGTAATATTCTAAAGATCTACTCCCTCATCTGTATTAGTGGAGTTCACCTAGAGCAACTATAATCCATACTACATTAGACTTTAGTATAGTCTTTGTCTAAGGTCTTTGTATGAATTTTATGTCCTTGGCAGAAGCGCTGGTACCCGTTGAGAAAAAGGGATCTATTGACAGAGGTACTTACGATTGTTTTATTgtgttatactttttttttcttcataatcaCTCTACAGCACAATGAAAACTAATTTGCATATATAATCTTCAGATGCAACTCTTGCTCGGTTAACGACAGAGAAGAGATTGTCGCTAATCAAAGCATGGGAAGAAAGTGAGAAATCAAAAGCTGAAAACAAGTATGTTACGAAATTGCGCATTTTCATTTACATGTTGAGGTGTTAGAACTACAAAGTgattgaatattgaatttgaaatgCCTCAAAAGACAATTTTTGTTGATTGTGGATAGTTACTGTCTCGAAGccattttattagttatttctTGAAGTAAAATTATCAACTGTATGCCAATTGTTTCACTTAGTTATGGTATTTGAGAGACCTGCTTTGCTATGGTAGTATTTATATTCAGTAATGACTCAAATTTCAGACCAGagattaaagttttttttagcCGAATTACAGGCTAAGTACGTGTCTCAGGAAATGTTCTTACTCATAAATTTGAGTACAGTTGGTAATTTGAATCTGGTTTTTCCCCAATTCGTTGACAGAGCTCAGAAAAAGCGGTCTGAAATTCTTGCATGGGAGAACAGCAAGAAAGCAAGCTTGGAGGCTGAGCTAAAAAGGACTGAGGTGAGAAGTCATCCTTCTATTTTGCTATGTGCGATAATCTAACGAGTTATTATGGTTACATCATCTGGTGATTTTGTTATTATAAGTCCCAGAGAGATATCGTTGTCTTTAATAACCAAATTTGTGGTTGCATTTTAGCTTCCGAAGTTCATATTTGTGGTTGTTTTAACCTTACACATCTTGTGGCTGAGCAGGAGCAATTGTTGAAAAAGAAGGCAGAGAACATTGAGAAACTGAAAAACAAGATTGCTCTAGTCCACAAGTCAGCAGAAGAAAAAAGAGCGATAACTGAAGCTAAACGTGGAGAAGATCTTCTTACCGCAGAGGAGATGGCAGCAAAATGTCGGGCCACTGGAAGTTCTCCAAAGAAACCACTCCTTGGATGTTTCTGAGATGGAAAATACTAGACTTGTATCACTGGTTATAAAAGTTGTATAGTGAAGTTTGTGGATTGAGAATTTCTTTGCATTAGAAACATTGTGTGCTTATGCCTTGTGGAATCTATTGCTTTCGTTATTACGAGTGCATAACAATGTATTTGAGTGTATATAAAAACTGGTGAAAATTATCTCTTGAATTGTATTGAAAGAAACCTACTATATTAGCAATGTGGCCAACTCCATAAGATGCCTCTTAAttcaaaagatttgaaattagACTCCAAAAATGAATCCCTTGTTACAAGGTTGTTGTGTGCTTACCACGATTGTCAAATTACTGCAGAAAGATACAACTGCAGTATCATGCTTAAGGGGAAACTATTTACACTAACAATTCAATAGGAAGTAATTTATCCCTAAAGATGATTATATAAATGACTCATATGACATTGATCACATCACTATTTATGTTGAATTCACCAGATAACAATTCGTCAAATCCATTTGCAGCAGACATGTGATCTTCAAACTCATGTTGTGCTTGAAACATATCATCATCTACCATTTCATTGTCAACCCCTTCACTCATAAATAAATCATGCATGAAAGCATCTAGGAACTCTAAATTGTTGTAACCAAAATTATTCTTGGAAAGATCTGAGTTCTGATCATTAAATTGATCTTAGCTAAAGCCACTCATCGAATAATCTGTATCTGCTAAGGATAATGAACCTTCTACCATGTGTGCAAACTAGACCAAACTAGAATTTCTGGAAGGAGAAGATACTCCATCTAAATTTTCTGCTTTTTTGGCAACTTTCTTTAGATACATTATCTGTTCGTCCAGCCAAATGTTGTGCTATCCGAGACCACCTATCTATACATAACCTTTTTCAATAATGGATCTCAACATAAACGAATATTCTTCAAATACTaaaggtaaaattaaataataggCACCTCGGTGCATGAAGCCTCTTGCGCTCACATAGGATCTAGGAAGAGCCATACCCCAAGGGGGTGTAACGTGGACAACCTACCCAAGCATCTGACTAATTTATTGGCAAGTTTATCAATATTACAACTTACAACGTTTTCCTTTGTTAATTTTGTACTTCTAATTTCCTTTGCTGTATTTATTCCACATATTAGTGCTATGTAGTGAGGAAGTGGATGTTCTGAAAGTCCACCATAGTTTGGCAAAAAGGGCATTCGATACGCCTTTTAAATATCCGAAACCTTGTCCCCCTTCTTCTTTACGCCTTCTACAGTTTTATTCCCTCTGTTTCCATTGGATAAGTTCTTTTCTCAATTTGTGATGCCATCGTAGCTGAAGTTAATTCTATCTTAAAATTCTTTAAACTTGATCCAAGAAGGCTACAATACTTCCAATTAAATTTTATGACTGTACATCAATCCGTAGCAGCCCTATATCTAATTGTAACGAGCTTAATGTTGTCATGAGAAACTTGGAATTGTTtgtcaaaaatataaagttgTGTTATGTGTTTATACATGTGTAATTATCTAACTACTTGCATTGCTACCACAACCTGGGAAGGAACTAGAGGCATTGGTAACACATCCATGCAAAGAGACGCAACAGCAGCTCACTACGATCCCTAGTGTATGTTTAAAAGAGAGGATCATATCATGAATTTAATAAGATCTTTTTTCACCCGCACTTCTCTAGTATATGCTAAAAATGCTAACAACTACGTAGTTCAAAAACATAACTTATCACAAAGTAGAGAGTAGCTTGAGTTTCAGCCAAAACAAACATGCCCTGCTGGTTGATTTGGTGGAAGAACATGATGAGAATTAAATGCTAAATATCCTATTTCATGATTAACTTAAGAAAATGATAACAAGAGCAGTTTACATAACTGCACCATGACACTTTACTATATATCTTATCACACTCAAATGGTAGAATTTACCTCCAAATTTGAGATTCAGACGGTCAGACCTGTGCCAATTTTCACTCATTCGATTATCAAGTTGATTGGAGATCAAGACATGACATAGTATAACAAAGTCAAACGAGCAGTGAACCACCAAAAATGAGAATGTCTATGTAAACAAACATTATTCAGTTCAGGATGAAAAAAGGAACACAAATTCATCTAGTATCTCATCTTTTGACAAAAAGACATATATAGCTAAAACAGGCTCACTCTTAAGACTACCTCCATCGACTCAAAAGAAGTAATGCATTTCGTCTTGGATTATCACTTGCACTTGAGAGAAGTTTTGATCCCGTTAATTATACCAGAGATGATTCCATTTGCTTTTTTGGCTGACTCTATAGTGTGCTTTTTAGAATGAAAGGTTTTCACCAACATTTGGAACCCAATGGTCACAAGTGATCCACCACAGAATCCATTGTCATTCTCTCCAAGAATTCTGTTGAAGTTATTTGCCGTATTATAATCTTGAAAAGAATCAGGCACAATTGCAATTCCACATGGAAAGAGAGCCACACCAGAAGGGTCCCCTTTTTTCTTCACCACATTCATTGCTAGTGAATCCATTGTTGCATATACTAAAAGGGATCCTGTTGCGTCCGTGCAAGTATCTTGCAAGATCATCATGTTATTTTGATTAGTACTGGTGTCACCCCCCTACAAGTCCAAAACAAAATAATAGGTTATTTATAAATCAATGATTAGTAAAAAAGAATTGATCCTATCATGTTTCTAAAAAATACAGTAATTAATCACTCACATTAACATGAAAAAGAGAGATGTTATTATCAATATTGTGATCCTTGGGAATGTAGACCAGTAGTTTCATGAAATCACTAATATTGGATAAGACATCCCATTGACTCCTCGTTTGTTCATTTATAAGGAATTCAAACAAACGTTGATGTTTCACGGGCAACCAGATGGTCTTTGTGGCACTCAACACTGTACCACTAGGTTCACCGAGGTCACTAATATTGTTTCTCTTCATCAATTTAACATCTTTACCCtttgataattgaattattttccaTTGGTGAGTGGTTCCACAAACCCCTGCACAAAAGTTGTGAGTCATGCGTTGAGCCAACATTCCTACATTTTTCTCACCATTTAAACCAACTGCCACAAATAAAACCTCATCAGAATCCAAAATTCTTGTTAGTAATCAAAAGTGTAAACAAATGGAACAATAATGGGACATGCATGGTTACCTGTGGGGTCATTGAATGACCTCATTAATCCCAAAAATTCAGATTGCCTTTGCAAAGTAGCCATCCACCTTTGTGCGCCAAAACCAAGACCAGACCTGACCATAGGGCGATACAGATGGTGGACaacattttcattatatttcaTGTGCTCGATCCAAGTTACCTGAAAATATTACATCAATTTTGCAAgacaactaaataaaaatatatgagctTGCGTGATATGTTGACCTAATTATTAATCAAAGATCGATGATCATTGATGTAGACAACTTAGAAAACTCAACTATCAAACAAGGACTCAACCTCAAGGGATGTATCCTTCGAAAAGATCCCTAGTGGTCTTAACAATAAATATGGGAGGAAAGAGTCTGCACAGTACTTGGTTCCTTAGGGAGGAGACAGGGCAAAACGTATTCCACGCAATTTTAGGGCTCATTTAGGGGTGACGTTCCCAACAAGGTTTTCTCCATATCCGGGGCTCAAATacgagacctctgattaagggtGGAGCAGTCCCATCGCTGCACCACAACTCATGTTggtatattttatacaattactAAATAGTTGCATTCATCAAAACTAGATGAAAcctaatttttcttatttttgataaaataaagtataagccagataaactaattaaaatgatCAACAAAATGAATTAGTATACCTTATGAAAACTAATGCACAAAATACAGCCCAAGAAAGGTGTGGGATATCAACCATCTGCTGTGGAGATGAGAGAAATATACATCAACGTAACTTATGCATTaggaatgaaaataaaaatgtcttACCTTCATGCAAAGATCATAAATTAGTAAATTCAAGATATATAATACTCCTCGATAATCTCATTTCTAATGGTCAGTTATACTAATCATTCCAACAAAAAGTGTTTGCATTATGAAATTAGATGATAGTGTATTTTCACAAATTATACAATCattttcaaacataaaataccAATATAAGGTTGAAATTATTAGGATACCACTTTTAAAGTATCTGTTATGATCTCAATCCAAGCTAATAAAATGTTGTTGTCACGATTTGAACTCGGGAAAGAGTATAAGCCATTAACAGGGAAATTAAAAGGTTGAAGGGTCaagatttatttcatttaaataaAGCTCAAGGGATGAGATCATGCCACATGAACAGACGGTTATATATACACATCACATAGGAGAGAGAAGGCTAATTGAAATCTAGTAATTCCAATTCCTTCCTTGTGTTCTTCTCTCTCCCAAATTCCTTTCTCTTCTCATCTATTTAAATTTGATTCTCTCCTCATCAATTTCTTCTGTAGATTCTATCACTAATGGAGTTCACTATTGGCTTGTTTTCTTTTAATAGATAGTATttcttgttcatttgagttcaATATTTGTCTTCCAATATATAGCATAAAATTGCCCCAAAAAACTTCTTGTGCTGATTGTTTAAATTCTATAATTGGAGTTTGATCTTGATTGACATCATAACATTATCCTACTTGGGGCATGTTATTACCAGGAAAGGTGTAGCTACTTATCCTCTCAAAATTAGAGTCATGGTCGAGTGGCCTAGACCAAAAACACTCAAAGCACTTAGAGGATTCACTGGTCTTACTGGCCTTACTGGCTACTACAGGAAGTATGTTGTTAATTATGGTACTATCAATAGGCCCCTCACTGATTTGTCAAAAAGGGATGCGCCTTCAAATGGGATCTAGAGGCAGGAATAACATTTGAAGCCCTTAAGACAACTATGAGCACCACACATGTGCTCGCACTTCCTAACTATTCACAGGAGTTTGTCGTTGAGACTGATGTCAATCATGGAGGCATTGGTGCAGTACTTATGCAGAAGGGAAGACCAATTACTTATTTTAGTAAGATGTTGGAAACCCAAGCACTGAGGCAAGTCTATTTATGAGAAGGAATACATGGCTTTGTTAAGTGTTGTGGATAAGTGGAGACACTATCTCCTGTTCAAGAACTTCGTGGTGCAGACTAACCATCATACCTTAAAACATCTACAAGAACAAAAGGTAACCTTAGTTATTCGGCAGAAGGGTTTAACCAAGCTATTAGGGCTTGATTACGAGGTTCAATACAAGAAAGGTGTAGAAAAAAGAGTAGTTGATGCCTTGTCTAGGCAACAAGAAGAGCTGGATCCTTTGGATGATCAGACTACTAGAATTTAATGGCCATAATCAGTTGCATTCCAACTAGGATACAAAAGATTATTGGGAGTTATATAGAGGATGCTCATGTCCGGGACATTCTTACACTACTAGAAGTAGATTCCCATGGACCCAATTTATGGCACTGCTCAGCTGGAATACTACGGAAGAAGGACAAGATATATGTAGGATCTAATGGGACTCTCTGACAACAACTCATTTCTTCCTTCCATGACACTCCCCTTGGTGGTCATTCTGGTTAGTTAGGTACATTGAAAAGGCTATAACAACTCTTCTATTGGCCAAAGATGAAGCTTATGGTTAATGATTATGTGTCCAGTTGTAATGTATGCCATAAGAATAAGGATGATAATGCAGCTTATCAGGGATTGTTGCAACCCTTACTTGTTCCAAATCAAGCATGGTGTCATATTAGTATGGACTTTGTGGAAGGTCTTCCCAAGTCTAAGTCTAAAGATGCCATATTAGTGGTGGTTGACAAATTTACTAAGTATGCCCACTTCATAACACTATCACACCCATATACTACTGCTACTGTTGCTTCTATCTTTTGGAAAAGGATGCATAGGCTACGTGGCACTCCGGAATCTATTGTGACTGATAGGACAAGGTGTTTCTGAGCAACTTTTGGTGAGCTTTATTCAACTTACTGGGCACTCAACTCAATTATAGCTCTGCCTATCACCCTTAAAGTAATGGTAAAACAGAAAGGGTTAACAAGTGCTTGGAAAACTACTTAAGATGCATGGTGGTAAGCAAGCCTAACCTGTGGAAACAATGGCTATCAGCAGCTGAATGGTGGTATAATACTAATTTTCATACAGGGTTGAAGTGTACCCCTTCTAAAGCTCTTTATGGGTATACGCCCCCTCAGCTATGTATCGGACCTTTATTAGAAAATCTAGTGCAAGCTGCTGAAGATGCGATCATACAGAGGCAACAATTTTTACAATTACTCAAGGATAACTTACATGCAGCTCAAGCCAGGATGAAGTTCTTTGTTGATAATAAAAGGACTGATAGAGAGTTTGCAGTGGGCGATTTCGTATATTTGAAGTTGCAGCTAACAAACATCATTAGCACTAAGGAGGAACCTTAAGCTCAACTCTAAATACTGTGGTCCCTATCTGGTTAATTATTGCTAAGATTGGTAATGTGGCTTACAAACTAGTATTACTACCTAAATCTAAGGTCCGCCCTATTTTCCATGTCCCATTACTCAAAAAGAAAGTGGGCAATTGTGTAGTGGTTCAGTCATCTCTGGCTAACACTGAAGCTGATGGTCAGTTCATCGTGCAACCAGTTGCCATTCTGCAAAGGCAGATGGTTAATTAAGCAGAACAATGTTGCTGCTGTAAAGGTGTTAGTTCAATGGTCAAACCTTCCTCCTGAAGAGCTACATGGGAGGACTATCAACACTTACGCACCACCTTCCCTAATTTTAGTCCTGATCCTTGAGGACAAGGATCATTTGAAGACAGAGGGTATGTTATGATCTCAATCCTAGCTAATAAAATGTGTTGTCAAGATTCGAACTCGGGAAAGAATGCCACTAACAGGGAAATTAAAAGATTGCTCAAGGGAGGAGATCGTGCTACATGGACAGATGGTTATATATACACATCACATAGGAGAGAGAAGGCTAACTGAAATCTGATAATTCCAATTCCTTCTTCGTGTTCTTCTCTATCCCAAAttcctttctctttcttctatcTAAATCTGATTCTctcctcatctttttcttctGCAGACTCTATATCGCTCACTATTGGcttgtaattttcttttaatagaTAGTATTTCTTGTTTAAATTCTGTAATTGGAATTTGGTCATAACATATATTATCCTACTGAATCCTTCTCAAAATTAACACGCCAAGGAGAAACAAATGTCAATAGAAGAAATATAATACTACAAACCCTAAATATTGAATGAGCCGACAATATCCACCAGAAGAGGGCAAAACACTACCGTGTGTGTATAGATAGACCttactttaaaaaatgaaaaaaagtcaataagaagaaaatcaatGCAAATTAAGAAACATAGATCATTAAATTTAGAGAATTATGGAGGTCTGCATGGGAAGCAAAATGAAAAGACAATTTAAGTTTAATTACCTTGGAGTAACCATTAAGCAGATCTTGCACAACACAACCAGAAGGAAGCCTCAGACAATTCCTAATTTCACATTGTTGTGCACCTTTATTTATGATGTCAACGGACACATCCACTATAACCCAAATATCTTTCGCGTATTGGTGGCAGTAGCGAAGAAATGTTATTTCTCGAACAGAAACCAAATCAGAAATCATTTGTAATTCAGTGTTAATCTGCAAATCAATACTTTCAAACTCTTAGTGCATGAAATAATAGGATAAATGAGATGCGCaactttttagaaataatgaaaaaaaaaaaaaaaagaaataccaATTGTAGAATACCACTCTTGCTTCCACCTATACTAGTTGAAATCACATCAACAGTAGATGTTTTTCCGATAATGCATGGAAACATCTCCATCCATAGATTCTACATGTAGAAAAACAAATACATTTGAAAGGTTAAAAACACATATATACTACGAGATGTGAAgcaaaaatcaaagaaatatgtgaattaCATAAGAAAATGGGAAGAAAAACACTGAATATAGGATGGAGAACCAACCTACGTACCTTATCCATCAATATCTCCATTAATGTCAGACCATTATTAATCATTCTACGAGATGCTCTTGTGGCATCCGTTCTGAAATCTCTAGATTTCATGCAATTAAATTGGGTGAATGATCGGGCATATTCCTCAACATTTAGTGTCTCTACACTTCCATCCAAGCTTCTGACCCAGAGAGGTTCATCAATCATGGCCAACTTTAGCAGCTCATTCATTGCAGCCAAAGAATGATTCATCAACACCGACTTATCATACTCCATTTCCTCCACTATTTCAATGTTCACTAAAAATACATTGAAACTTATAAacaaaccataaaaaaaattaaaaacatggATTATTCCAATTCATTGACTTTACGCAATTTAGATTCATAATGAATAAGTTTACGACCAGAttaaatacatttattttttatttttgaatcttAAATTATTGTCTTATCATACGATTTTTGAACAGACCTCATATATATCTTATATTaaagtgttttttaaaaaattcaatgaTATCACAAAAACAACCCCGTGGAAGAGCGGACAACATCTAGCTAGCATTTGGCCTCAAGTTTTCAAGtatttttgtcaaataataTTTGAGACATGTTTTTCCCAAGTTAACACCCTGTGTTTGGCCCCAAGTTTTCCCAAATATAtttaactattaaaaataaacataagttTGTATTATCTATTTATAATGAATATGTTCCATTCAAAATAACCTTATAACATAATTGATaaaaatcaacaacaatataataataatataggcAAGAGCAATACATTAATGGATATA is part of the Solanum stenotomum isolate F172 chromosome 8, ASM1918654v1, whole genome shotgun sequence genome and encodes:
- the LOC125874624 gene encoding remorin-like, which produces MGEEEAKKVETAEHVAEEKAIVLSTVPPSKELEDKPNDSKALVIVEPETKALVPVEKKGSIDRDATLARLTTEKRLSLIKAWEESEKSKAENKAQKKRSEILAWENSKKASLEAELKRTEEQLLKKKAENIEKLKNKIALVHKSAEEKRAITEAKRGEDLLTAEEMAAKCRATGSSPKKPLLGCF
- the LOC125873612 gene encoding homeobox-leucine zipper protein ANTHOCYANINLESS 2-like, with translation MEYDKSVLMNHSLAAMNELLKLAMIDEPLWVRSLDGSVETLNVEEYARSFTQFNCMKSRDFRTDATRASRRMINNGLTLMEILMDKNLWMEMFPCIIGKTSTVDVISTSIGGSKSGILQLINTELQMISDLVSVREITFLRYCHQYAKDIWVIVDVSVDIINKGAQQCEIRNCLRLPSGCVVQDLLNGYSKVTWIEHMKYNENVVHHLYRPMVRSGLGFGAQRWMATLQRQSEFLGLMRSFNDPTVGLNGEKNVGMLAQRMTHNFCAGVCGTTHQWKIIQLSKGKDVKLMKRNNISDLGEPSGTVLSATKTIWLPVKHQRLFEFLINEQTRSQWDVLSNISDFMKLLVYIPKDHNIDNNISLFHVNGGDTSTNQNNMMILQDTCTDATGSLLVYATMDSLAMNVVKKKGDPSGVALFPCGIAIVPDSFQDYNTANNFNRILGENDNGFCGGSLVTIGFQMLVKTFHSKKHTIESAKKANGIISGIINGIKTSLKCK